In one Staphylococcus lutrae genomic region, the following are encoded:
- a CDS encoding sirohydrochlorin chelatase, whose translation MEKVILIVHGMRKGALNQTLTHFVTQLFENEAVDYELAFLESETVHLEAVIDMQVKAGATVVYLMPLLLFSASHYYEDIVNGKQIWEKRYPHVTFRLAQPLGTHPKMIDWVAQQIAHHQEQLTPKTCVIILAHGSHRYTQPAQALAIMARQLSTPDRPCYPCMVYGTYQYEQVLTEIAQQWDQLLIIPYFFYDGFLVQRTQQRILSLALPCTLTFTSAMNFHPVLKEVIFSRLVACKGGVECTRSS comes from the coding sequence ATGGAAAAAGTGATACTCATTGTTCACGGTATGCGTAAGGGTGCGTTAAACCAAACATTGACACATTTTGTTACACAGTTGTTCGAAAATGAAGCTGTGGACTATGAGCTCGCATTTTTAGAAAGTGAGACGGTACATTTAGAAGCTGTGATTGATATGCAAGTGAAGGCAGGTGCCACAGTGGTGTACCTGATGCCATTATTGCTGTTTTCAGCGTCGCATTATTATGAGGATATCGTTAACGGCAAACAGATTTGGGAAAAGCGCTATCCACACGTGACATTTCGTTTGGCACAACCGTTGGGGACACATCCAAAAATGATTGATTGGGTTGCACAACAAATCGCGCATCATCAAGAGCAGCTGACGCCAAAGACTTGCGTCATCATTTTGGCACACGGCAGTCATCGATATACGCAACCTGCGCAAGCTTTAGCAATCATGGCACGTCAACTTTCAACACCCGATCGCCCGTGCTATCCATGTATGGTCTACGGCACATATCAATATGAACAAGTTTTAACTGAAATCGCACAACAATGGGATCAATTGTTAATCATACCGTATTTTTTCTATGATGGTTTTTTAGTGCAACGGACACAGCAACGTATTTTATCGCTTGCATTACCTTGTACGTTGACGTTTACTTCAGCGATGAATTTTCATCCTGTATTAAAAGAAGTGATTTTCAGTCGACTTGTCGCGTGCAAAGGAGGGGTGGAATGTACACGGTCCAGTTGA
- the nirB gene encoding nitrite reductase large subunit NirB → MSKTKLLMVGNGMAGVRTIEEILERDPERFEITIIGKEPYPNYNRIMLSNILQNKMTVEEAIMNDYAWYKDRGIRLITGDKVVKINREARQVETEKGQVVDYDQMIIATGSDAFILPIDGSRLAGVVGFRTIDDTEKMLEIAKTKKKAIVIGGGLLGLECARGLVEQGMNVTVVHLAEWLMEVQLDRRAGELLKQDLEKQGLQFELQANTQEIIGDTAVEGVRLSDGRVLEADMVVMAVGIRPVTKEARASGLEIGRGIIVNDFMQTSDPNIYAVGECAEHRSKVYGLVAPLYEQGKILADHITDQSTDGYHGSTTFTSLKVSGCDLFSAGRIVENDTVRGIEMFNGVDNIYKKVFVQDNKIVGAVLYGDTDEGQRFYNMMKKGEPIDDYTLVSILHKAGEGETLQVADMDDSETICGCNGISKGVIVSAIHEQGLTSVADVTRVTKAGNSCGKCKVQIGALLEHALGDDFVANAPTGICACTDLSRDQIVTQIRAKGLKTSKEVRHVLDFKNKGGCPKCRPAINYYLNMVYPNEHVDEKASRFANERYHANIQNDGTFSVIPQMRGGVTDADQLIRLGEVAKQYNVPLVKVTGSQRIGLYGVKKEDLPDIWSALGMRSASAYAKKTRSVKSCVGKEFCRFGTQYTTRLGIRLEATFEYIDTPHKFKMGVSGCPRSCVESGVKDFGIIGVENGFQIYVGGNGGTTVEIGEYLTTVSTEEDVIKLCGAYMQYYRETAHYAERTAPWLRRLGFDQVKAVVLDPEKQEALFERIMVAKAAVEQEPWQEIVADKHKQKIFEVEKV, encoded by the coding sequence ATGAGCAAAACAAAACTATTAATGGTCGGTAATGGTATGGCAGGTGTACGTACGATAGAAGAAATTTTAGAGCGTGACCCTGAGCGTTTTGAAATTACAATTATTGGTAAAGAACCTTATCCAAATTATAACCGAATTATGTTATCGAATATTTTACAGAATAAGATGACGGTTGAAGAGGCGATTATGAACGATTATGCATGGTATAAAGATCGAGGGATTCGTCTTATTACGGGAGATAAAGTTGTTAAAATCAATCGCGAAGCACGTCAAGTTGAGACGGAAAAAGGGCAAGTGGTCGATTATGATCAAATGATTATCGCAACAGGATCGGATGCATTCATTTTGCCAATTGATGGGTCACGATTAGCAGGTGTCGTAGGCTTTCGAACAATTGATGATACAGAGAAAATGTTAGAAATTGCCAAAACAAAAAAGAAAGCCATCGTCATAGGCGGCGGTTTGCTTGGTTTGGAGTGTGCACGCGGTTTAGTAGAACAAGGTATGAATGTGACAGTCGTGCATCTAGCTGAGTGGTTGATGGAAGTACAACTCGATCGCCGTGCTGGGGAATTGTTGAAACAAGATTTAGAAAAACAAGGGCTACAGTTTGAATTGCAAGCGAATACACAAGAAATCATCGGTGATACAGCTGTAGAAGGTGTTCGTCTGTCGGATGGCCGTGTATTGGAAGCGGATATGGTGGTGATGGCAGTTGGGATTCGCCCAGTCACGAAGGAGGCGCGTGCATCAGGTTTGGAGATTGGACGAGGTATTATTGTCAATGACTTTATGCAAACGAGCGATCCAAACATTTATGCGGTTGGGGAGTGTGCAGAACATCGATCAAAAGTCTATGGACTCGTAGCGCCACTCTATGAACAAGGTAAAATACTCGCAGATCATATTACAGATCAATCGACTGACGGATATCATGGTTCTACGACCTTTACATCATTAAAAGTTTCCGGATGTGATTTGTTCAGTGCAGGGCGCATTGTAGAAAATGATACAGTGCGTGGCATTGAAATGTTTAATGGTGTGGATAACATTTATAAAAAGGTGTTCGTTCAAGATAATAAAATCGTTGGTGCGGTATTATATGGTGATACGGATGAGGGACAACGTTTTTATAATATGATGAAAAAAGGCGAACCGATTGACGACTATACGTTAGTTTCAATTTTGCATAAAGCAGGAGAAGGGGAGACATTGCAGGTTGCTGACATGGATGATAGTGAAACCATTTGTGGTTGTAACGGTATCTCAAAAGGAGTTATTGTATCAGCCATTCACGAACAAGGTTTGACTTCAGTCGCTGATGTGACACGCGTAACGAAAGCCGGGAACTCTTGTGGAAAATGTAAAGTACAAATTGGCGCATTACTAGAACATGCTTTAGGTGATGACTTTGTAGCAAATGCCCCTACAGGAATTTGTGCATGTACTGATTTATCTAGAGATCAAATTGTGACACAAATTCGTGCAAAAGGTTTGAAAACGTCTAAAGAAGTGAGACATGTGCTCGATTTTAAAAACAAAGGGGGCTGTCCTAAATGTCGTCCGGCTATCAATTACTATTTGAATATGGTATACCCGAATGAACATGTGGATGAGAAAGCATCACGCTTTGCGAATGAACGCTATCATGCCAACATTCAAAATGATGGCACATTTTCCGTCATCCCTCAAATGCGTGGCGGTGTGACTGATGCGGATCAACTGATTCGTTTGGGTGAAGTCGCGAAGCAGTATAACGTCCCATTAGTCAAGGTGACCGGTTCGCAACGCATTGGTTTATATGGTGTGAAAAAAGAGGATTTACCAGACATTTGGTCGGCATTAGGGATGCGTTCGGCATCGGCTTATGCGAAAAAGACACGTTCTGTTAAAAGTTGTGTTGGCAAGGAATTTTGTCGTTTTGGCACACAATATACGACGCGTTTAGGCATTCGTTTAGAAGCAACATTTGAATACATTGATACGCCTCATAAATTCAAAATGGGTGTGTCGGGATGTCCGAGAAGTTGTGTCGAATCAGGTGTGAAAGACTTTGGTATTATCGGAGTTGAAAATGGTTTCCAAATTTATGTTGGAGGAAATGGAGGAACGACTGTAGAAATCGGTGAATATTTAACAACCGTTTCTACTGAAGAAGATGTCATTAAGTTATGTGGTGCGTATATGCAATATTATCGCGAAACAGCGCACTATGCAGAGCGTACCGCACCGTGGTTAAGACGTCTTGGATTTGACCAGGTTAAAGCCGTCGTGTTAGACCCTGAAAAACAAGAAGCGCTTTTCGAGCGTATTATGGTCGCTAAAGCCGCTGTTGAACAAGAACCATGGCAAGAGATCGTTGCGGACAAGCACAAGCAAAAAATATTTGAAGTTGAGAAGGTGTAG
- a CDS encoding GNAT family N-acetyltransferase, with product MSQVNIRLATLEDAQSLYQLMYQAFTPLRDVGIDWPSVHATMEMIEKNITQHMVYILEKEGVPISTLSIRFPWEPSRPVSKYPFVCWFATDPDEAGKGYGNQLMTYVEKTILRDTLKAPAVVLGTSGRKMRWLKEVYARRGYQSFFTMEEESGDLGVMMVKVLIPERYNPNLLAPPPWASENEASS from the coding sequence ATGTCACAAGTGAATATCAGACTGGCTACGTTAGAGGATGCCCAAAGTTTATATCAATTGATGTATCAAGCCTTTACCCCTTTAAGAGACGTTGGGATTGATTGGCCCTCTGTGCATGCAACAATGGAAATGATAGAAAAAAATATTACCCAACATATGGTGTATATTCTTGAAAAAGAAGGGGTACCCATTTCAACTTTGTCCATCCGTTTTCCATGGGAGCCGAGTCGTCCGGTATCAAAATATCCTTTTGTTTGTTGGTTTGCAACCGATCCAGATGAAGCGGGCAAAGGGTATGGTAATCAATTAATGACGTATGTTGAAAAAACGATTTTACGTGATACGTTAAAGGCACCGGCAGTGGTATTGGGGACGTCAGGACGTAAAATGCGTTGGTTAAAAGAGGTTTATGCACGACGAGGTTATCAATCGTTTTTCACTATGGAAGAAGAGAGTGGTGATTTAGGAGTAATGATGGTGAAAGTGTTAATACCAGAGCGGTACAATCCAAACTTGTTGGCACCGCCGCCATGGGCTTCAGAAAATGAGGCATCATCGTGA
- the nirD gene encoding nitrite reductase small subunit NirD: MQQGKVKVGKLSDLEPLIGKKVIVDETPIALFLTEVGDVKAIHNVCPHQQGPLSEGTVSDHFVFCPLHDQKIDLNTGEVQAPDEGCVATYPVEVVDGEIYLWLP; the protein is encoded by the coding sequence ATGCAACAAGGAAAAGTAAAAGTTGGCAAATTATCGGATTTAGAGCCCCTTATTGGGAAGAAAGTCATAGTAGATGAAACGCCCATCGCGTTGTTTCTCACTGAAGTGGGTGATGTGAAGGCCATTCATAATGTGTGCCCGCATCAACAAGGCCCCCTATCAGAGGGAACGGTGAGTGACCATTTTGTTTTTTGTCCATTGCATGACCAAAAAATTGATTTAAATACAGGTGAAGTTCAAGCACCGGATGAAGGGTGTGTCGCAACTTACCCTGTTGAGGTGGTCGATGGAGAGATTTACCTATGGCTTCCTTAA
- the cobA gene encoding uroporphyrinogen-III C-methyltransferase, whose translation MASLKQKMGKVYLVGAGPGDPQLLTKKAERCIQQADVILYDQLVNPLLLHLSSVHTEWIDVGKTPYTRTTQQERINALLIEKATTATYVVRLKGGDPSIFGRVTEEVETLRKHGIPFEIVPGITAASAAISQLGRGLTERGVSTNITFTTGHFKNNEENDIDMTTIAHGGTLAIYMGIHRLPQLMTAIQRHIDGNLPVVVIFNASRPNQHIVSGTVTTIIEQVQALPERLGPGLTIVGQVVRDVVVPSQSIKESLDTVWIEGERNEAMMVALEYVDAGWAAVVDDRRFGELHVSQCEKIARMVEETTFTRKVTLSQ comes from the coding sequence ATGGCTTCCTTAAAGCAAAAGATGGGGAAAGTCTATTTAGTCGGTGCGGGGCCGGGAGATCCGCAATTACTGACTAAAAAAGCTGAACGATGCATTCAACAAGCCGATGTGATTTTATACGATCAACTTGTCAATCCACTCCTCCTTCATTTATCGTCGGTGCATACAGAGTGGATCGATGTGGGAAAAACCCCTTACACACGGACAACACAACAAGAACGCATTAATGCGTTATTAATAGAAAAGGCAACAACAGCGACATATGTTGTCCGTTTAAAAGGCGGGGACCCTTCGATCTTTGGACGTGTCACTGAAGAAGTAGAGACGTTACGGAAACACGGCATTCCATTTGAAATTGTGCCTGGGATCACCGCGGCCAGTGCAGCAATCAGTCAGCTCGGCCGTGGTTTGACCGAAAGAGGGGTGTCGACGAATATCACTTTCACGACAGGTCATTTTAAAAATAATGAAGAAAATGATATCGATATGACGACGATTGCACACGGCGGCACGTTAGCCATTTATATGGGGATTCATCGGTTACCTCAACTGATGACAGCGATTCAACGACATATAGATGGCAATTTACCGGTAGTTGTCATTTTTAATGCATCGCGACCCAATCAACATATCGTCAGTGGAACGGTCACCACAATTATAGAACAAGTACAAGCATTGCCAGAGCGACTTGGCCCAGGGCTAACGATTGTAGGGCAAGTAGTGCGTGATGTTGTTGTCCCTTCACAATCGATCAAAGAATCATTAGATACCGTTTGGATTGAAGGGGAGCGAAATGAAGCGATGATGGTGGCGCTTGAATATGTGGACGCTGGATGGGCCGCAGTTGTGGATGATCGTCGGTTTGGTGAATTACATGTGAGTCAATGTGAGAAGATTGCACGGATGGTGGAAGAAACGACTTTTACACGTAAAGTGACCCTTTCACAGTAA
- a CDS encoding formate/nitrite transporter family protein: protein MGIQKPIKSVSDSYASRETVQSIIHSVAMKEVMLDQAMPRYLLKSMMSGFLLAIVTVFMLAIKTQMAGALPGVVNLMGAIAFSIALVFIVLTHAELLTSNFMYLTVGLYYRTISFGKTMWLFTVCFIGNILGAFVLFILMYFTKVMTPEMINYLSATVDSKTIASTWHAILIKAIFANFFINIGIYVSMQYKEGLAKAFFIASGVIIFFFMAYEHVVYNAGLFVGMLFYNFEGMSWLHVVKNIVFAFIGNYIGGGLFVGLVFAYLNGSRRIGQK, encoded by the coding sequence ATGGGGATTCAAAAACCGATTAAATCTGTTTCTGACTCATATGCATCAAGAGAAACGGTGCAAAGTATTATTCATTCTGTTGCAATGAAAGAAGTCATGCTTGATCAAGCGATGCCACGATATTTACTTAAATCAATGATGTCCGGATTTCTGTTAGCCATTGTGACTGTATTTATGCTAGCGATAAAGACGCAAATGGCAGGTGCTTTACCGGGTGTCGTCAATTTGATGGGCGCGATTGCTTTCAGTATTGCTTTAGTCTTCATTGTATTGACACATGCAGAATTGCTGACAAGTAACTTTATGTACTTGACTGTAGGACTTTATTATCGGACGATTTCATTTGGAAAAACGATGTGGTTGTTTACAGTCTGCTTTATCGGTAATATTTTAGGCGCATTTGTGCTTTTTATATTAATGTATTTTACAAAAGTGATGACACCAGAGATGATTAACTATTTGTCAGCGACTGTTGATTCAAAAACGATTGCATCAACATGGCATGCGATTCTAATTAAAGCGATTTTTGCTAACTTTTTTATTAACATCGGTATTTATGTATCAATGCAATATAAAGAAGGTCTTGCAAAAGCTTTCTTTATCGCCAGTGGTGTAATTATTTTCTTTTTCATGGCGTACGAACATGTTGTTTATAACGCGGGCTTGTTTGTTGGCATGTTATTTTACAATTTCGAAGGCATGTCATGGTTACACGTTGTAAAAAATATCGTTTTCGCATTTATTGGGAACTATATTGGTGGCGGCCTTTTCGTCGGTTTAGTATTTGCCTATTTAAATGGCTCACGACGTATCGGACAAAAATAG
- a CDS encoding precorrin-2 dehydrogenase/sirohydrochlorin ferrochelatase family protein, with amino-acid sequence MYTVQLKLAHRKVVIIGGGKIAWRKFEKLKDEAGSLKVVSPEFEPAFTRTQWGDHIQLIQKRYETSDIADADLIVIATNDQVVNQHVRDAATSKQWVNHTGDRTQSDFYNSLDIEHQGIKVSLSSDGQAIHQVKDYAAKIKAFLATLEEDEYEQNKTINGR; translated from the coding sequence ATGTACACGGTCCAGTTGAAATTGGCACATAGGAAAGTAGTCATTATCGGAGGCGGTAAAATTGCCTGGAGAAAATTTGAAAAGTTAAAAGATGAGGCAGGCAGTTTAAAAGTGGTGAGCCCTGAGTTTGAGCCAGCTTTTACACGAACGCAGTGGGGAGACCACATTCAATTGATTCAAAAGCGATACGAAACATCTGATATCGCAGACGCTGATCTGATTGTGATTGCGACGAATGATCAAGTGGTGAATCAACACGTACGTGATGCGGCGACATCAAAACAATGGGTCAATCATACAGGGGATCGTACACAATCTGATTTTTATAACAGTTTGGATATTGAACATCAAGGGATTAAAGTGAGTTTAAGTTCTGATGGTCAAGCGATTCATCAAGTAAAAGATTATGCGGCAAAAATTAAAGCGTTTTTGGCTACACTTGAGGAGGATGAGTATGAGCAAAACAAAACTATTAATGGTCGGTAA